In Pseudobacter ginsenosidimutans, the following are encoded in one genomic region:
- the pepT gene encoding peptidase T, which produces MFDKYSFTVREKFLRYVTIDTQSDPHSKTSPSTEKQFTLSRLLAKELQAMGIADASVDLHGYVYATIPSNSEKKVPVICFCSHVDTAPDCTGAGVKPIVHENYSGADIVLPDDPTQVITTREHPYLSKKIGEDIITASGTTLLGADDKAGVAVIMDMANYLITHPEVKHGAIRILFTTDEEIGRGVDHVNMEQLGAEFGYTLDAGERGVVEDETFSADAITFTFYGVSAHPGYGKDKLVNAIKVASAFIDSLPKDELSPETTDGRYGFVHPVHIEGIGEKVTVEFILRDFVTGKLTAYADYLRDKANDALKIFPGARVDVQVREQYRNMKEVLDQYPQVAAFAKEAVERAGMEVIASSARGGTDGSRLSFMGLPCPNLFTGEMAFHGKHEYVSVQDMEKAVEMTVHLAAIWEEKGSIA; this is translated from the coding sequence ATGTTCGATAAGTATTCATTTACTGTGAGGGAAAAATTTCTGCGTTATGTGACGATCGACACCCAGAGCGATCCGCATTCCAAAACATCTCCCAGCACCGAAAAGCAGTTTACCCTGAGCCGCCTGCTGGCAAAGGAGCTCCAGGCCATGGGCATTGCTGATGCTTCGGTGGATCTCCACGGTTATGTATACGCCACCATTCCTTCCAATTCCGAGAAAAAGGTGCCCGTGATCTGCTTCTGTTCGCATGTAGACACGGCGCCGGATTGCACCGGAGCAGGGGTGAAGCCCATCGTTCATGAGAATTATTCAGGTGCAGACATCGTGCTGCCCGATGATCCCACGCAGGTGATCACCACCAGGGAACATCCCTATCTTTCTAAAAAGATCGGGGAAGACATCATCACCGCGTCAGGCACTACTTTGCTGGGAGCAGATGATAAGGCCGGCGTGGCCGTGATCATGGATATGGCCAATTACCTTATCACCCATCCCGAAGTGAAACACGGTGCTATCCGTATTCTCTTCACCACTGATGAAGAGATCGGCAGGGGCGTGGATCATGTGAATATGGAACAGCTCGGCGCAGAATTCGGTTATACGCTGGATGCAGGTGAACGTGGTGTGGTGGAGGATGAAACCTTTTCCGCAGATGCCATCACATTTACTTTCTACGGCGTGAGTGCGCATCCGGGTTATGGTAAAGACAAGCTGGTGAATGCCATCAAAGTGGCTTCTGCCTTTATCGATTCCTTACCCAAGGATGAGCTGAGCCCTGAAACCACCGATGGCCGATATGGCTTTGTGCATCCCGTGCATATAGAAGGTATCGGTGAGAAAGTGACGGTGGAATTCATTCTCCGCGATTTCGTTACAGGCAAGCTCACTGCCTATGCTGATTATCTCCGCGATAAAGCGAATGATGCGTTGAAAATCTTTCCTGGCGCTCGTGTAGATGTACAGGTGCGGGAGCAATACCGTAACATGAAAGAAGTGCTGGACCAGTATCCGCAGGTGGCAGCATTTGCGAAGGAAGCTGTTGAGCGTGCAGGCATGGAAGTGATTGCCAGCAGCGCCCGCGGCGGCACAGACGGTTCCAGGCTGAGCTTCATGGGACTGCCCTGCCCGAATCTTTTCACTGGTGAAATGGCTTTTCATGGCAAGCATGAATATGTAAGTGTGCAGGATATGGAGAAAGCTGTGGAAATGACTGTGCACCTGGCCGCGATCTGGGAAGAAAAAGGGAGTATTGCTTAG
- a CDS encoding CPBP family intramembrane glutamic endopeptidase encodes MMERLPAIPNGWVRVTVFLLSYIFCVVLLGVLLATLVITGRVNLQLTPATMLQLVAITSLVSLFLVAVFRIYADRRSIQSLGLTPFSKDGWVGLLLSIAMLGCGSLLLYANGNLHWADYSFDPYYFFIGLGLMILVAFSEELVFRGYILGNLLEVSKNKWNALAISAVLFALVHMSNAGISFAAILNLLLAGFLLGLNYVYTRNLWFSIFFHFGWNFLQGPVLGYEVSGLGIPGVLQVELSGNPLLTGDKFGFEGSLMATFLLLTAILLLYLAFEKRKSAEA; translated from the coding sequence ATGATGGAACGATTACCAGCTATTCCCAACGGTTGGGTCAGGGTTACAGTTTTTCTCCTGTCATATATTTTCTGCGTGGTGCTGCTGGGCGTACTGCTGGCAACATTGGTGATTACCGGCCGGGTGAACCTGCAGCTGACACCTGCCACCATGCTGCAGCTGGTAGCCATCACTTCTTTGGTAAGTCTCTTCCTGGTGGCGGTGTTCAGGATCTATGCAGACAGGCGTTCAATACAAAGCCTGGGACTAACGCCCTTCAGTAAAGACGGCTGGGTGGGGCTTCTGTTGTCCATCGCGATGCTCGGTTGCGGATCACTGTTATTATACGCCAATGGCAATCTGCACTGGGCAGATTATTCCTTCGATCCATATTATTTCTTCATCGGCCTTGGTCTGATGATCCTGGTGGCCTTCTCCGAAGAGCTGGTGTTCAGGGGCTATATATTAGGCAACCTCCTTGAAGTGAGTAAAAACAAATGGAATGCACTGGCGATTTCTGCCGTATTGTTTGCACTGGTGCATATGAGCAATGCGGGGATCAGCTTTGCAGCGATACTGAACCTTCTCCTGGCAGGATTTCTGCTGGGATTGAATTATGTATATACCAGGAATTTATGGTTTTCCATCTTTTTTCATTTCGGATGGAATTTCCTGCAGGGACCTGTACTTGGCTATGAAGTAAGCGGGCTGGGCATTCCCGGCGTTCTACAGGTGGAGCTGAGTGGCAATCCATTGCTGACCGGTGATAAATTCGGATTTGAAGGATCGCTGATGGCAACATTCCTGTTACTCACAGCGATCCTGCTGCTGTATCTTGCCTTTGAAAAAAGAAAATCAGCTGAAGCGTAG